ATCGTGGTGTCGACACCGAGCTGGCTCAACGCCAGCACGGCCGCCACCGCATAGACGAGGAACCGCCCGGCCACCGCGATCTGGGCACGGACCCGCGTGGTCGATCCGGCGAACGCGGTGTTGACCGCGCCCCCCAGGGCATAGGCGATCGCTCGGCCGGCGATGAGGATCAGTCCGGCCGCGAGGATCCGGGGCGACTTGCGCAGGATCTCGGCCGGAATCGGCTCGAGCGTCTCCGGGTTGACGAACCCGATCGCGACGATCGCCCCGAGCGCCGTGAAGAACAGGAACAGGAAGGTCGACGTCGCCCGGGCCGCGTCGTGCATCTCGGCGCGGTCCTCGCGCCCCTTCAAGATGATGACCCGCACGAGCGCGGCGCCGACCACGCCGGACAACAGTCCGACGATGACCGCACCGGCGGCGTAAATCCAGGGATCGATCATGCTGCTCCTCCATCGGTCTCGTCGGCCGGGTTCCGGCCAGGATGAGCTTCGTCACGTTCGGTGAACTCGGGGTCGAGCACGGTGCGGGTGAAGTCCCACCCGATCGTGAAGAGGTCGATGAACGCACCGAACACGGCCTCTTCGTGCAAGCGCACATCGACACCGCCATGGGTCCGTTCCCGCAGGTCGTCGGGAGGGCTGGTTGCCGCCTGCAGATCGGCCACCAGTTCCTCGTCGAGCGCGGAGAGTTCCTCGAGCAGTTCCTGGCACTCCAGGCATCGCTCGATGTGATGCGACACACGGCGGGGTTCGCCCGTGTCGAGCCAGCGCTGCAGCCGCCGGCGTTTCGGATGGCGGGCCATCATTGCCACTCCTTCATCTCGTCTTTCAGCGCCTTGCGGGCGCGAAACAGTCGGGTCTTCACGGTGGGAAGGGGAAGGTCGAGGGTCGCCGCGATCTCCTCGTAGGAGAGCCCGTCGACCTCTTTCAACACGATCAACGCGCGGGCGTCCTGATCCAGGTGCTGCAGGATCTCGAGCAGCTCGTCGAGCTGGGCTCGCCCCTCGACCGTGCGCGTGGTCGACACGCCGCTGGGCCCCTCGGGCAGGGTGTCGGGCCCATGCAGGTCCTCACGGCGGGTCCGCAACAGCGAGATCGCCGTGTTGCGCGCCACCTTGAGGAGCCAGTTGCGGGGGATCTCCTCCCCTGGCCCGACCGGCGAGTTGCGCCAGGCCTTGAGCATCGTTTCCTGCACCACATCATCGGCGAGGGCCGCGTCGTGGACGATCGAGCGCGCGACGCGATACACGGCGGCTGCGTGCCGATCGACGACGGCACGCAGGTCGTCGGGGTTGGGGGCCTCGTGACCCTCGGTGTCGGATGGGAGAGTCATGCGCTCCCCTGCCCATCGGCACGCGGGGAAACCGGGTTAGCTTCCCGGGGTGGCGAAGAAGCAGCAAACGAAGAAGCGCCGGGTCGCCGCGGCCCACCAGATGGAACGACAACAGCGCGCCGCGGCGAAGGCGGAGCGTCGCAAACGCCTGATCGTCGGCGGTGTCGTCGGCTTCCTCGCGCTCGCCCTGATCGCTCCACTGACGGCGGGCCTGCTGGCCAACAACGATCCGGAGCCGGCGCCGGTCACCACCTCGACCGCACCGATCGAGCTCCCGTGGGCTGCCGGCGACCAGGCCGGAGCGACCCTCACCGGGCCGACACCGTGCCCCGCCATCGACGGCAGCGAGATCCGCACGACCGAGTTCGCCGAAGCGCCGCCGCTGTGCATCGAGCCGGGCGCCGTCTACGACCTGACGGTCGACACCGAGGTCGGCTCGTTCACCCTGCCGCTCGACAGCACGGTCAGCGAGGAGGTCGCCAACCTCGCCGCCGTGCTCGGGTGGTACCGCACGTATGAGCAGTCCCCGGTCATCTCGCTGGCGGGTGGGCTCCTGTGGATCGGCAGCCCGGGCAACGCCGGCTTCACGATCGACCCGCCTCCGTCCGCGACTCCCGTCGCCGAGCGCTATCCGGCGGGCACCGTCGCCGCCATTCCCTCCACCACCACCGGCGTGAACGGTGCGCTGATCGTGGTCCTCGACGAAACCGGCAGCCTCCTGCTGCAGGCCGACCCCCGCTACGTGCCCGTCGGCATGATCGACGACCTCACCGCCCACCAGGCCGTCTACGACACCACCGAGTCCGACACCACCCTGGTGGTCGATTCGGTCCGGGTCGAAAAGGTGGGCTGACCCGGCTCCCCCAACCGGAACCGATTGGCTAACGTCGGTCGCCGTGACCACCGACAAACGCGCACGTCAGAAGGCCAACCGGGCAAGCCGGGTCGCCGCGGCCGAGGCCGCCGCGGCCAGGGCTCGCACCCGCAGCCGGATCATGACCTACGGCACCATCGTCGCTCTCGTCGTCCTGGCCGTCGTCGGCATCGCGATCCTCACCTCCGACGACGACGGCGACACCGCAACCGACACCTCGACCACGCTTCCCGAGACGACGCCGACAGCGGCGCCGTTCGACCCGGCCACGGTCGACTGGGTGTATCCGGAGTTCGACACCGAGATCAGCGCCGACTGCCCGCCGGCCGACGGCAGCGCCGAGCGCACCATCGACTTCGACGCGCTGCCCCCGACCTGCATCGACGTGACCAAGACCTACACCGCGGTGTTCGACACGAGCGAGGGCGAGATCACCGTCGCCCTCGATGTGGCGACGACCCCGAGCACGGTCAACAACTTCGTCTACCTGGCCCGCTACGGCTACTACGACGGCACGACGGTCTTCCGCACCGACCCGTCGATCGACATCATCCAGGGTGGTTCCCCCCACACCGAGTCGGCCACGGATCCCGGTCCGGGCTACACGATCCCCGACGAGCCGACCCTCGACATCAGCACCGGCGCCCTGCGCGGGCCCTACACCTACGAGGCCGGCCAGCTCGTCATGGCCCGCTCGGCAGGTCCCGACAGTTCGAGCGCCCAGTTCTTCTTCGTGACCGGCGAGAACGCGTCGGCCCTCGACGGTACAGGCACCTATCTCGTCTTCGGCACCACCGACGATGCCGGGATCGAGGTGTTGCAGACGATCATCGGCCTCCACGAGGACGACCCGTCGAGCGGGCTCGGCGGCGCACCCTCTCGTGAGGTCACGATCAACTCGGTGACGATTCAGGAGGCGTAGCCGGCCGACGGGCCACCGCCTCCACGAAGGGCCGAAACGGTGCACTCAGTGTCGGCACCTCGAAGCGGGTCAGATCGGTGACCACCATGCCGCGGCGGCGTATCTCGGCCGGCAGGTCACGGTCGAGGTGGAGACCTCCGGCGGCACGACCGACGGCGCCGCCGACGGCCAGCAACCGTCCGACCCGACCGGACCGACGCACCGGTTCGACGAAATAGAGGCAGCCGCCGTCGGCGAGCAGACCGAAGGCGGTGTCGAAGAACCGGTCGAGGTTCTCGACCAGCGGCAGCCGGATGAGCGACACGATCGAGTCGAACGGGCCCGATCCCGAGGCCGCCAACGCGTCGAACCCGACGTCGAGGCGCGTGACGCCCTCCGGGTCGGCCCGCCCCGTCCCGGCCCGGACGTCGCCGACCCGGTCGAGCATCGTCACCGAATCCACGCCGCCGCCGAGCCGGTAGGCGCCGAGGTGGTCGGCCCAGCCGCCGAGGTCGAGCACCCGGCCCGTGGCGCGTGCCGCGATGGACCGGCGGCGCTCGGCCAGCGCCGGTGCGAGCTCGATCGGGAGCGGGTTCATCCAGGCCACGAGGGGCGGGGTCGCCATGCCCGCAACCTACCGGCCCCGGTCGCCGACCTACGCTGCGACGGTGCCGGTCGAACCACCCGCGTCCCCGTGGCAGTTCCCGTCGGCCGCTGAGCTCGACGCCCTGCCCCACGACGAGCTGGGCCTGGTCGGTGTCGGCGCCGACAACGAACCGGGCACGATCCTCTCCGCCTACCGTCACGGGCTGTTCCCCATGCCGGTCGAAGCCGGTGGCCCGATGGGCTGGTGGTCGCCCGACCCCCGCGGCGTGCTGCCCCTCGACGCCCTGCGGGTGAGCCGGTCGCTGCGGCGATCGTGCCGCGACTTCGAGATCCGGATCGACACCGCGTTCGCCGAGGTGATCGACGCGTGCGCCGACCCGTCGCGCCCCAACGGCTGGATCGATCCACGGATCCGGGCCGCGTATCTCCGACTCCACGAGCTCGGGTGGGTGCACAGCGTGGAGACGTGGCAGGACGGCGCCCTGGTCGGGGGGCTCTACGGGGTGGCGATCGGTGGGCTCTTCGCCGGCGAATCGATGTTCCATCGGGTCACCGATGCGTCGAAGGTCGCCCTCGTCGCCCTGGTCGAAACCCTTCGCGACGGCACCGAACGCCTGATCGACGTTCAGTGGCGAACCGGGCACCTGGCCTCGCTCGGGGTGCAGGAACGGGCCCGGCGCGAGTACCTCGAGATGTTGCCGCGGCTGTTGGCCGCGCCCCCTTCCCCCGTGTTCTCACCGTGAACACGTACGATCCCAGAGGCTTGATTCGAGGGGTCGAGCGACCGATGGAGTCCGGATGAATGAGCAGCGAGTCGACATCGCCACAGGCGTGGGAATCATCGGGCTTGGTGCCGGCCTTCTCGCGGCCATGACCGGTCGGAGGAACTTCGCGTTGGCGAGCGCCGGTGCGGTCGTCGCGGCGGCACTGCTGGCTCGCCGCAACGCCGACGAGGCCGCCGATCTGGAACGACGTGTCTCGTCGATGAACGAGCAGATCCGCCAACTCGAGAACGCCGTCGCCGCCCAGGTCCAGAGCCGCATGGCCGCAGAAGAGGCCGTCAAGAGCCTCAGCGGCCAGCTGTCCGAGGCCGAACGCCGCGCCGGCGACACCTCCCGGGTGCCGCTCGTGTTCGCCGCCGACGGTGGCGAGGGGCTCACCGATCCCGACACCGGCCTCTTCAACCACGAGTACTTCCTCGTCGCTCTCGACAGTCGCATCGCGGCCGCTCGGCGTCACCTTCGTCCCGTCGCCATCGCGCTGCTCGAGATCGTCGAGGGTCGCGAGGGTGACGAACGTCCGCCGGCCGATGCCCGCATGGTCGCCGATGCGCTGCGGGAGACCCTGCGCGAGTCCGACACCGCGACCCGACTCAAGGACGGACGCTTCGGCGTGGTTCTCGAGGACACCCCGGAGAACGGTGCGATCTGGACCATGGAACGGCTCCGTCGGCGCCTCGTCGAGGACAACCCCGACCTGACGCTCTGGGCCGGCGTGGCCTGCTACCCGGCCCACGCGTTCGATGTCGGTGCGCTCATCGAACGCGCCGACGCCGCACTGACCTCGGCCAAGGAATGGCACCAGGACCGCATCGAGGTCGCGACCGCCGAGTAACACTCGGCCATGTCCTTCCCCGGCCGGTCCAATAGCCTGGGACGCTGGAGGGATGGCAGAGCGGACGAATGCACTGGTCTTGAAAACCAGCGGGCTTCACGGCCCCGGGGGTTCGAATCCCCCTCCCTCCGCCAAAAGTGTCTTGTTCGAACCCCGGCGCCTGCAGTAGGCGGCGGGGTTTTTGCTGTCCACTGGCAGTGCACCATCCGGTCGTTCCCGGGGGTGCCAGGTGATCGTCGCCAGAACGCTGTCTCCTGCTGCTACAGATCCCTTCTGCCGCTCGTAGCGCACGGTCGGCTCAGCCTCATCTGCCAGCAAGACATCCAGGTCGAGGTCTTCCTCCCGGCTGATCCGTCCCGCAAGGTCACTGTCGGTCAGCTCGTGGAACGGCGCCGCCAGATCAACTGCGCTGACCATGTCATCAACCACAAAGATCTTCTCGAAGAGGGCCTGGTTCAGC
This is a stretch of genomic DNA from Acidimicrobiales bacterium. It encodes these proteins:
- a CDS encoding RNA polymerase sigma factor; the protein is MTLPSDTEGHEAPNPDDLRAVVDRHAAAVYRVARSIVHDAALADDVVQETMLKAWRNSPVGPGEEIPRNWLLKVARNTAISLLRTRREDLHGPDTLPEGPSGVSTTRTVEGRAQLDELLEILQHLDQDARALIVLKEVDGLSYEEIAATLDLPLPTVKTRLFRARKALKDEMKEWQ
- a CDS encoding peptidylprolyl isomerase, giving the protein MTTDKRARQKANRASRVAAAEAAAARARTRSRIMTYGTIVALVVLAVVGIAILTSDDDGDTATDTSTTLPETTPTAAPFDPATVDWVYPEFDTEISADCPPADGSAERTIDFDALPPTCIDVTKTYTAVFDTSEGEITVALDVATTPSTVNNFVYLARYGYYDGTTVFRTDPSIDIIQGGSPHTESATDPGPGYTIPDEPTLDISTGALRGPYTYEAGQLVMARSAGPDSSSAQFFFVTGENASALDGTGTYLVFGTTDDAGIEVLQTIIGLHEDDPSSGLGGAPSREVTINSVTIQEA
- the aat gene encoding leucyl/phenylalanyl-tRNA--protein transferase; amino-acid sequence: MPVEPPASPWQFPSAAELDALPHDELGLVGVGADNEPGTILSAYRHGLFPMPVEAGGPMGWWSPDPRGVLPLDALRVSRSLRRSCRDFEIRIDTAFAEVIDACADPSRPNGWIDPRIRAAYLRLHELGWVHSVETWQDGALVGGLYGVAIGGLFAGESMFHRVTDASKVALVALVETLRDGTERLIDVQWRTGHLASLGVQERARREYLEMLPRLLAAPPSPVFSP
- a CDS encoding GGDEF domain-containing protein codes for the protein MNEQRVDIATGVGIIGLGAGLLAAMTGRRNFALASAGAVVAAALLARRNADEAADLERRVSSMNEQIRQLENAVAAQVQSRMAAEEAVKSLSGQLSEAERRAGDTSRVPLVFAADGGEGLTDPDTGLFNHEYFLVALDSRIAAARRHLRPVAIALLEIVEGREGDERPPADARMVADALRETLRESDTATRLKDGRFGVVLEDTPENGAIWTMERLRRRLVEDNPDLTLWAGVACYPAHAFDVGALIERADAALTSAKEWHQDRIEVATAE